The DNA window CATATAAAAATGGTGTTAAAGATGGAGTACAAAAGCAATATTCAAAAGATGGGAAATTGATTGTTGAAGCTACTTTAAAAAATAATTTAAGAAATGGTAGCTACAAGGATTACTTTGAAAATGGAAAAATAGAGAATGAAGGAATGTATAAAGATGATAAAGAAGAAGGTATTCATAAAGAATATTATTCTAATGGAAAGATAAAAAAAGAAGTAGAATTTAAAGCTGGAATACCAAATGGAATAGCAAGAGAATACAATGAAAAAGGAATAAAAGAAAAAGAAACTTCATTTAAGAATGGAATAGAAGATGGAATTAGAAAAAATTTCTATAAAAATGGAAATTTAAAATATAGTGTAGAAATGAAAAATGGTGTAGAGAATGGAGCTTTTAAACAATATTATGAAAATGGAGTATTAGAAATAGAGGCTTTTTATAAAAATGGAAAGCTAGAAGGAATTAGGAAAGATTATTATAAAAGTGGGAAACTTGAAGTAGAAGGTTTTCATAAAAATGGAGAACCAGATGGTTGGACTTATGTTTATAATGAAGATGGAAGTTTAAAAAGAGAAATATTTTTTGTTGAAGGAAAGGCTTATGAAAAAGATAATAAAAAGAAATAAGGGGAATTAATGAAAAAATTTGAATTAAGACCTATTTATTATCCAAAAGATTCGTACTTAAATTATATATTAGAAATTTGGGTAGATGGAGTTAATATAAGTCAATTTTATGAAGAAAATAAATTGAGAATAGATGTAGGATATATCTTTCATATTTATAATTTTTTTGATAATTATTTAGAAGAAATCATAAAAGAAGAAGTTTTACCTTATGAAAATATAGAAGGAACAACAATTTTTGAAACCATAGACAATATTAAGGAGAAATATTTTTATTGGTTAAAAGATGATTATGGACATGATGAAGATGATGAAACTGATGAAGAAATAGAGCAAATAATTAATATATCTGAGCCTTTTTATGAATGGCAAAGAGCACATAGATTACTTTTATCAGGACCATTCTTGTATATACCAGATATTATTTTTAGAAGGATAGGAGATAAAATAGAAATTTCTTGGGATACTACTTGGGATATTACATATCAACAAAGAAAATATGAAAATGAAAATATCAAATTTATTTCAACAAAGGGAGTAAGTTATATTGATGCTAATGAGTTTTACTTAGAAATAAAAAAATTTTTAAAAAAGATAGACAACATATCAAAAATTCAAAATGAAAAATTTCATATTATTGAGAAAACTGGAAAATTAATATATACAAAAGACCCTTATAATAATATTGAATTTAAAGAAGAAAAAGAATTTTTACAAGATTTAGAAAAAATAGGTTATAAATTTTTCACTATATATGAATTAGTGTTAATAACAGAAAAAGATAAAAAGATAGTTCCAGTTATACTGAAATACTTATCAAAAATAGAAGATGAAAATATAAAAACACACTTAGCTTATTTTTTAGCAGTAAAAAATTATAAGGAAGCCTCTGAAAAACTAATAAAAGAATTTTATAATGCTAAAACAAATGAATATAGAATAGCATTATCCAAGGCTTTGTCAACTATTTATAATAAAGACATTTTAAATGAATTATTAGAAATAGCTAAAAATAAAGAATATAAAGATGTAAATTTTCCAATTATATTTACTTTAAGAAAATATAGAGATATAAGAGTAAAGATGTTTTTTGAAAAATAGTAGAATGGAGTAATAATGAAAACTTATGTTTTAGATGTATTAGAAAATGTTTTAAATGAGGAAGAAGCTAATCAATATTATTATAAAGCCTTTATTGAAATGGATAAAAGAGAGAGAATTCCTTATATAGTAAATGAAAATAGATATTTAAAATTTTTACTTAGATTGTATAAAATAGACAAGAATGTAGTTTATAAATGCAGGTTCTTTGAAAAATGGTATTTTGATTTTTTAGGGAATTCAGAGAAACTTCACTACAAAAATTCTATCAAAAAACTTAGAAGAAAGACTTTAAATAAAAGGAAATTTTTTAGTAAAGATAAAGATATTTTAGAAATAATTTTTAAAATAAGTTTTAGAGATGTTTTTGATTTCCAAAAAGCTTATAAAATTTATTTCTCAAATCTCAAAATTTTAATAACTTCTTTAACAGATTATTACTATTTTGTAACTTTCTTAGATAAAGATGAAGAAAAGGTTAGGAACTTAGTGAAGAAATCAAAACTATTTTTAAGATGAGGTAAAATATGGAAGTAAAAGACCAAGAAAAATTTTTGGAAATAAAAAAAGAAGTTATAAAAATGATTGAAAGTAAAAAAGAGAAACTAACAGAAAATAATATAAAAGTAGATATAATGGTAGATATAATAAATAATGAAGAAAATTATTATATTTTAGCTTTTGAAAGTAATAGTGGAGTTGCACAATTAGAAATAACAACACCTCATTTTGCACCTTATTATTATGCTTGTTTTAATATATTATGGTTAAATGATGATGAGCCTTATTGGTGGCTTGATGAAGAAAATAGCACTATTAAAGATATATTAAAAAATTTAGAAAAATCATTAGATTATTTTATAAATTCTTAAAAAATTGAGATGAGGTGAAAATATGGAAGTTAGATATGATGTTTATTTAGAAGATGAAAATGACTTTGATTTTCCTATGAGAAAGATAGAACTTATTTTTTCTCATTTGACAGAAGAAGAAAAAGAAATCTTAGAAAAATATAATTTTAAATATGAATATACAGAAGATAATAAAATAAAATTAAAAGAAGAAAATGCTATCTATTACACTGTTGAAATTGATGAAGAAGATAAGGGAATATATTTAGAAAAAACAAAAATTTATTATAACTACTTTAAGTATGATTTTTGTTCAAAAGAAAGTGAAGATACTAGAAATTTAGTTATATCAAAAGAAGGAGTAAGAGTAGAAATTATTTTTGATAAAAAATGGAGATAAGTTATGGTTGATTTTAGAAGTATTTTAGTAGAGAGAATGGAATATAAGGATTCAATATTGTATTTATATTGTAAGACATTTTATAAAGTAGTAGAAAATGATTATTATAGAAAATATGATTATAATGTTTATCACAGAAAAGTTTTAAAATTTAAAAATGTAAAAAGATTTGAATATTATTTAGATGAACAAATTTATAATTTTATTTGTGAATTAAATGATTTACAAGAAGAACTTGGAATAAATTATTTTTCAAAAATATTTTACAAGAGTAAAAAAAGAAATAGGTTATACATTTTTGAAAGAGGCTATTTTGGAGATTTTATTATGATAGAATTTAAAGATGATAAAAAAGAAAAAATAGTAATAGATGAAAAAGAAAAATATTTAGAAATAAAAAAAGAACTTTTAAAAATATTTCAAAGTAAAAAAGAAAAATTTGAAGAAAAAAATATAAAGTTAGAAGTAATTGAAGAGAAGGAAGATAGTTATATCATTAACTTGAAGAAAGTAAAAAGAATAGCCACATTATCACTTAGAATACCTAATTCTACAAGATATTATTATATTCACTATAAACAAGATTTTCATAGATATGATTGGTATGATGAAGAATATCATACTGTTTCTGAGATAGCTGAACAGCTAAATATAATGCTGGATAGATTTTAAAAGAGAGAAAAAGGAGCTTTCAAGCTACCACACTTTACTAACTCCTAGCTTTGATTTTTTACAAGAATCTAAACCAATAAACTTGTAATAATACATTCAATTAGTAAATAATAGAAAACTTCTATTATAGCTACTAAAAGAAATAATATTATTAATATTTGTTTCTGTTTGCTAGACATTTTTTCACCTCCAAAATTAGAATGAAAAAATGGGAGACTTTTTAAATTATATCAAAAATTTTAAATATTGAAAATGAATAAAAAATATGTTATACTAAATTATAAAAATTGCTAGACAAAGAGACAAGAAAAGTCAGGACTACCACAAATGCCTGGCTTTTTTATTTTACAATTTTACCACTCTGTAAATAACTAAAAAAATATGGTACAATATACAATAGAATTCAATAACCATAAGGAAAAATATAAGGGGAATGTGATGGAAAAGATTTATAAAATTGTAGCTGAAGAATTAAAAATTCCAGTTGATAAAGTTGAGAACACAATAAAACTTTTAGATGATGGAGCTACTATACCTTTTGTTGCAAGATATAGAAAAGAAATAACAGGAAATTTAGATGAAGTACAAATAGGAGATATATTACAAAAGGTTGAATATTTAAGAAATTTAGAAGAAAGAAAAGAAGAAGTAATAAGACTGATTGAAGAACAAGGAAAATTAACAGAAGAATTAAGAAACAGCATAATAGAAGCAAAAATTTTACAAGAAGTTGAAGATATTTATTTTCCATATAGAAAGAAAAAGAAAACAAAGGCTGATATTGCTAAGGAAAGAGGCTTAGAACCACTAGCAGAAAAATTTTATATAGCTAACAACTTAGAAGAAATTCAAAATTTAGCAAAGGATTTTATAACAGAAGAAGTTCCAACAGTTGAAGATGCAATAGAAGGAGCTATGCTTATAATTGCACAAAATATTTCTGAAAAAGCTGAATACAGAGAAAGAATAAGAGAAATATATTTAAAATACTCTATTATAGAATCAAAAGCTAGTAAAAAAGCAGCAGAATTAGATGAAAAGAAAGTTTATAATGACTATTATGAATATGCTGAAAAAGTTGAAAAAATGCCATCACATAGAATACTTGCATTGAATAGAGGAGAAAAGGAAGATATATTAACAATTCATTTAAGACTTGAAGATTCTGATAGAGAAAGAATTGAAAATATGATTCTTAGAGAATTTTCTAAAAATGATTTAGTTTCAATTTATAAGGAGATTATAAAGGACTCTTTAGATAGACTTATAGTTCCTTCTATTGAGAGAGAAGTTAGAAATGCACTAACAGAAAGAGCAGAAATTGAATCAATAGCAGTATTTAAGGATAATTTAAAGAATTTGCTTTTACAAGCACCTTTAAAAGAAAAGAATGTATTGGCACTTGACCCAGGATATAGAACAGGTTGTAAGGTTGCAGTTATAGATAAATATGGTTTTTACAAAGAAAACACAGTATTTTTCTTAGTTGAAGCTATGCACAATCCAAAGCAAATTCAAGATGCTAGGGATAAATTTTTAAAATTAGTTAAAAAATATGATATAGATATTGTAAGTATAGGAAATGGAACTGCTTCAAGAGAAACAGAAACTTTTGTTGCTAATATAATAAAAGAAGAAAAATTAAATGTAAAATATTTAATAGTTAATGAAGCTGGAGCTTCAGTTTATTCAGCCTCAAAAATTGCAGCAGAAGAATTTCCAGACTTGGATGTAACTGTTAGAGGAGCTATTTCAATAGGAAGAAGAATACAAGACCCACTTGCTGAACTTGTAAAGATTGACCCTAAATCTATTGGAGTTGGAATGTATCAACATGATGTAAATCAATCTAAATTAGATGAATCTTTGGATAATGTAATAAGTCATGTAGTAAATAATGTTGGAGCTAATATTAATACTGCCTCTTGGGCTTTACTTTCTCATATTTCTGGAATAAAAAAGACTGTTGCTAAAAATATAGTTGACTACAGAAAAGAAAATGGAAACTTTAAGAACAGAAAAGAAATTCTAAAAGTTAAAGGTGTTGGACCAAAAGCCTATGAACAAATGGCAGGTTTCTTAGTTATACCAGAAGGGGAAAATATTTTAGATAATACAGTTATCCACCCTGAGTCTTATGGAATAGCAGAAGCTATTTTGGAAAAAATAGGTTTTGATTTAGAAAAATATAACAATGAATTAGATGTAGCAAGAGAAAGATTAAAATCTTTTGATTACAAGAAATTTGCCAAAGAAAATGAATTTGGTCTAGAAACAGTAAAAGATGTCTATGAAGCACTTTTAAAAGATAGAAGAGACCCAAGAGATGATTTTGAAAAACCTCTTTTAAAATCTGATATTTTAAATATTGATAATCTGGAAGTAGGAATGGAACTTGAAGGAACAGTAAGAAATGTTGTTAAATTTGGAGCATTTATAGATATTGGTTTAAAGAATGATGCACTTTTACATATTTCAGAAATATCAGATAAATATATAGATGATCCAAGTAAAGTTTTATCAGTTGGACAAATAATAAAAGTTAAAATAAAAGATGTGGACAAAGATAGAGGAAGAGTAGGCTTGACAAGAAAAGGACAAAATTAATGAGGGAGCAGTATTAAGTAATGTTTATAAAGAAAGATTCTCTACTTTTAAGAATAATTTCATATAATGGGATTGCAATAGTAATTGTTGCCTCAATTATGGCAACTCTTTTTGGAATTATGATTTTTAATGAATTGAATATGAGACTTTTAGATAAATCTCGTGAGAGAACTTTGCTTGTAAACAAAGCTTATTTGTTTGTTATTGATAGAAGTCGTGAACAGCTATATGATGCTTCAAATGATGCAGTAAATTTAGTTTTAGTTGATAGTAATGATAAGTTGCTTCAAAATAGGCTTGCATCAGCAGTAAGAAATCAACTTAGCACAGAATCATATGCTTTATATGGAAAATCATTTATTCAAATAGTTTCTCCAAATAGAAGAATTTTAGGAGAAAGTGGAGATAGGGATATAAAATATGATTTATATAAAAGTAACAATATTATTCCTTCAAAAGAATTTTTAGAATATGGTAAAGCTGAATATGTTAGCACAAAAGATGCACTTTATGTGAGAATAGTTCAACCATATAGGTTGTATAGATCAACTGAAAGAAATTTTATAGTACTCACATTTCCTTTAACTAATTATAGTTTGTCAGAAATAAAAGAATATGCTTATTTAACTAAAGAAGATAAAGTATTTATTCTTTCAAAAGATGGTTACTTATATGGGGAATTGAGTTTGGATAAGGTTGATGATTTTTTTGGAAATTTTAAATTTAATAAAGTTGGAAGAGAATTATCAGATAACAAATATTATTTCTCAGAAAAGAAAATAGGTGACGATTACTATTACCTAGGAATGCTTGCCTTAAAAAATGACAATAGTGATGATTATATTGGAGATATAGGAGTTGCTATATCAAAAAATGATTTCGTTGCAATTAAGTATATGTTAGCAACTATAATATTAGTTGTGGGTATACTAGCAGTTGTTATAAGTACAGCACTTTGTGCAAGAATTTTTGCTAAACTTCTAAGTCCTTTAAATGCACTTGCAGATAAAACTGAAAAAATAGGCGTAAATGATGAAAAAGATAAAGGTGGAATAGATTTTAAAGAAGAAAATATCTTTGAAATTCGTTCAATTTCAAATTCTTTGAAGTTTATGGCAGAAAGAATAGAAGAAAATGAAAAACTTTTGAAACAAAAAAACAACAAATTAAATACAAACTTGAATAGATTAGTAGCAGTTGAAAAGTTATTGATGGGTATAGACTTAGTTGGAAGTCTATCAGAAGGGGTAAATGAAGTTTTAAGAACTTTGACATCAGAAGTTGGTTTAGGTTATAGTAGGGCCATATATTTAGAGTATGGAGAAGAAAGAGATGAACTTTCAGTAAAAAATTATGCTATAAATCCTTCTATATTAGCAAATACAGAAAAATATACTGAAGGGATAAATGGTTTCACATTTCAGATTAATAATATAGGGGAGATGATACCTCTTTTAAATGTAAAGTATGAACCAGGTGGAATATTCTGGGAAAGTATGGAATCAGGGAGAATAATCTATCACAACGACAAAGGTTTTAAATATACTTATGGAAATAAACTATTTAAGACACTTGGTTTAAAAAACTTTATGGTATTACCTGTTGCTGATAAAGATATAAAAATAGGTTGTATATTGGTTGATTATTTTGGAAAAGATAATTTAATTTCAGAAGAAGAAGTTGAAGTAAATAACTTATTGTTGATGAACTTGCTAATTAGAATTAAGAATGCTATGACAGAAGAAAGTAAACTGATGAAAGAAAGATATTTAACAATGTCTAAAGTTTCTAATAAGTTCATTAAGAATAATAAAAAATTAATCAATCATATTGAAACTTTTATTGAAAATTTAACAAATAATGGATATAATAATAAAGATATAGATAAAATAAAACGACACTTAAGAGATGAAAAAAGGAAAAATATTGTTATCAAGGATTCTTTAGATAGTAGCAAAAATGATTTTGAAGTATTTAATTTTGAAAAATTAATAGAAAAAATAGTAAAAAATAGTGAGAAAATATTAAAAAAATATGGAATAAATACTTCACTATTTATAGATTTTTCTGGAAATATGTATGGAGATAAGAAAAAAATATATCAAATGTTCATACAAATTTTAAGAAATTCAATAAACGCTATTCTTACTAGGAATAAATTAGATAAAAAGATTAATATAGTTGTTGTAGGGGATAAAAATCATCGTATTATTTTAGAGATAATTGATAATGGTGTTGGAATGACACAGGAAGAAGTCAAGGCAGTTATGAGACCATATTCAGATGTAAAAGGTGATAGTATTATGGGAACAGGACTTATAACTATATACAAAATAGTAAAAGAGCATAATGGATTTATGACTATATCTTCCGAATTAGATATTGGAACAAAGATAAGAATAATTTTTAATGAATACAGGGAGGAAACAAATCAATGAGCGAGAAAGAGTACACAAGTACGCTACACTTACCAAAAACAGACTTTCAAATGAAAGCAAATTTGCCTAATAAAGAGCCAAAGTACATAAAGAAATGGGCTGAGGAGAAGATTTATGAAAAAGGCTTAGAAAAAAATAAAAATGGGGAAACTTTTATATTACATGATGGACCACCTTATGCAAATGGGAATACTCATATAGGACATGCTTTAAATAAGATATTAAAAGACATAATTATAAAGTATAAAACATTTAGAGGATTTAAATCACCTTATGTTCCTGGTTGGGATACTCATGGATTACCAATAGAACTACAAGTAGTTAAAGAAGTTGGACTTGGAAAAGCAAGAGAAATGTCTGCTTTAGAAATAAGAAAACTTTGTGAAAAATATGCTAGAAAATGGGTAGGAATACAAAAAGAACAATTCATAAGGTTAGGAGTTTTAGGAGATTGGGATAATCCTTATCTAACACTTGACCCTAGATTTGAAGCTAAACAATTAGAATTATTTGGAGAAATCTATGAAAAAGGTTATATATTTAAAGGGTTAAAACCTGTTTATTGGTCACCTGCAACAGAAACAGCACTTGCTGAAGCTGAAATAGAATACTATGACCATACATCTCCATCTATCTATGTAAGAATGCAAGCTAATAAAGATTTATTAGATAAAATAGGATTTAATGAAGATGCCTTTGTTTTAATATGGACAACTACACCTTGGACATTACCAGCAAATGTAGCTATATGTTTAAATGAAAATTTTGACTATGGGCTATATAAAACAGAAAAAGGTAATTTAATTCTTGCAAAAGATTTAGCAGAAAGTGCATTTAAAGATATAGGAATAGAAAATGCAGAGCTTATAAAAGAATTTAAAGGTAAAGAATTAGAATATACAACATATCAACATCCTTTCTTAGAAAGAACAGGACTTATAATCTTAGGAGACCATGTTACTGCTGATGCAGGTACAGGAGCAGTTCACACTGCACCAGGACATGGACAAGATGACTATGTTGTTGGACTTAGCTATAAGTTACCAGTTATATCTCCAATAGACCATAGAGGTTGCCTAACAGAAGAAGCAGGAGATTTATTTAAAGGACTTGTTTATTCAGAAGCTAATAAGGCTATAATAAAATACTTAACTGAAACTGGGCATATATTAAAAATGCAAGAAATAAACCACTCTTATCCACATGATTGGAGATCTAAGACACCTGTTATATTCAGAGCTACTGAACAATGGTTCATAAGAATGGAAGGTGGAGATTTAAGAGAAAAGACTTTAAAAGTTATAGATGAAATAAACTTTATACCAGCTTGGGGAAAAAATAGAATAGGTTCTATGATGGAAACAAGACCTGATTGGTGTATATCAAGACAAAGAGTTTGGGGAGTTCCTATACCAATCTTCTATAATGATGAAACAAATGAAGAAATATTCCATAAAGAAATATTAGATAGAATCTGTGACTTAGTAAGAGAACATGGAACTAATATCTGGGTTGAAAAAAGTCCAGAAGAATTAATAGGAGAAGAACTATTAGTTAAATATAATCTAAAAGGATTAAAATTAAGAAAAGAAACAAATATAATGGATGTTTGGTTTGACTCAGGAAGCAGCCATAGAGGAGTATTAGAAGTTTGGGAAGGTTTACATAGACCTTGTGACTTATATCTTGAAGGTTCAGACCAACATAGAGGTTGGTTCCATACTTCACTTTTAACATCAGTTGCTTCAACTGGAGATTCACCTTATAAGAGTGTATTAACTCATGGCTTTGTTAATGATGGTGAAGGAAGAAAAATGTCTAAATCATTAGGAAACACAGTTTCTCCTGAAGATGTAATAAAAGTTTATGGAGCAGATATATTAAGACTTTGGTGTGGTTCTGTTGACTATAGAGATGATGTAAGAATATCTGATAATATAGTTAAACAAATGTCAGAAGCATACAGAAGGATAAGAAATACTGCAAGATATATACTTGGAAATTCTTATGATTTTAATCCAAAAACTGATAAAGTAGCATATAAAGATATGTTAGAAATAGATAAATGGGCTTTAAATAAATTAGAAGTATTAAAGAGAAGTGTAACTGAAAGTTATGATAAATATGAATTCTATAACTTATTCCAAGGTATACACTACTTTGCAGCAATAGATATGTCAGCTTTCTACTTAGATATAATAAAAGATAGACTTTATACTGAAAAGAAAGATTCTACTGCAAGAAGAGCAGCACAAACAGTTATGTATGAAGTTTTAATGACTTTAACAAAAATGGTTGCACCAATACTTTCATTTACAGCAGAAGAAATCTGGGAAAGTTTACCAGCTGAAACAAGAGAATCTGAATCAATTTTCTTAGCAGATTGGTATGTAAATAATGATGAATATTTAAAACCAGAGCTTGACGAAAAGTGGCAACAAATAATAAAACTAAGAAAAGAAGTAAATAAAAAATTAGAAAAAGCTAGACAAGGTGAAAACAAAATAATAGGAAACTCTTTAGATGCAAAAGTTAGCTTATACACAGAAGATAATACTCTAAAAGAATTTATGAAAGAAAACTTAGAATTATTAGAAACAGTATTTATCGTTTCTGATATTGAAGTAGTAGAATCTGCTGATGGAAACTATACAGATGCAGAAGAAATAGAAAAATTAAAAATAAAAATTGCTCATGCAAATGGTGAAAAGTGTGAAAGATGTTGGAAGTATGATGAGTTAGGAACTGACTCAGAACATCCTACACTTTGCCCAAGATGTACAGCAGTTTTGAAATAGGAGACAGTATGATTTATATATTCTTGTTCTTAATATTACTTATAATAGACCAGTATTCAAAATTTATAGTGGATAGTACATTATCTGTTGGAGAAACAGTACCAGTGATAGATAATTTTTTCAATCTAACTTATGTACAAAACAGAGGAGTAGCTTTTGGACTATTTCAAGGTAAGATAGACATAGTAAGCATTTTAGCAATAGTTGCAATAGGATTAATTTTATTCTATTTCTGTAAAAATTTTAAAAAGATAAGTTTTTTAGAAAGAATAGCTTATACTATGATATTTGCAGGAGCAGTAGGAAATATGGTAGATAGAATATTTAGAGCCTATGTAGTAGATATGTTAGATTTTAGAGGTATTTGGTCTTTCATATTTAACTTTGCAGATGTATGGATAAATATAGGTGTAGTTTTGATAATAGTGGAACATATATTTTTCAATAGAAAAAAGAGGGTGAAATAAAAAATGACATTTCAAGAAATAATTTTTTCTTTACAACAATATTGGAGTTCTAAGGGTTGTATAATTGGTAATCCTTATGATATAGAAAAAGGAGCAGGGACATTTAATCCAAATACATTTTTGATGTCTTTAGGACCTGAACCTTGGAATGTGGCCTATGTAGAGCCATCAAGAAGACCGAAAGATGGAAGATATGGGGATAATCCTAATAGAGTTTATCAACATCATCAATTTCAAGTAATAATGAAACCATCTCCAACTAATATTCAAGAGTTATATCTTGAAAGTTTAAGAGTTTTAGGAATAGAACCTGAAAAACATGATATAAGATTTGTTGAAGATGACTGGGAATCTCCTACTCTTGGAGCTTGGGGACTTGGTTGGGAAGTATGGTTAGATGGAATGGAAATAACTCAATTTACTTATTTCCAACAAGTTGGAGGATTAGAATTAGATGTAATCCCTGTTGAAATCACTTATGGTTTAGAAAGACTTGCACTATATATTCAAAATAAAGAAAATGTGTATGATTTAGAATGGACTAAAGGTGTAAAATATGGAGATATGAGGTATCAATTTGAATTTGAAAACTCTAAATACTCTTTTGAACTTGCTACTTTAGATAAACATTTTAAATGGTTTGATGAGTATGAAGAAGAAGCTAAGAAAATCTTAGATCAAGGTTTAGTTTTACCAGCTTATGACTATGTTTTAAAATGTTCTCATGCTTTTAATGTTTTAGATTCAAGAGGAGCTATTTCAACAACTGAAAGAATGGGATATATTTTAAGAGTTAGAAATTTAGCTAGAAGATGTGCAGAAGTATTTGTGGAAAATAGAAAAGCATTGGGTTACCCTCTTTTAAATAAAAAATAAATTTAATGATTTTCCTTGAAAATTGTATAAATAAAAACTTAAAAAATAGTTCGTTATTAAGTAGATTTCTTAACAATAAAAAATCAAGAGTTCGCTGCAAATTCGGTAAACTTGCCAACAAGTTGGCTTCAAACAAACCGAGATTTGCTCGGCTCACTCTATTTGATTTTTTATCTAAAATCTACAATCATAACTCACTTATTTTTTACAGTTTTTTCTAGAGTGTTTTTCAAAGAAAATTTTATAAAAATTGATTGTCATAAAATTATTTTTTATTAAAAGATTAAAGAAAGAGGAGGATATATAAAGTGGAATTATTATTTGAAATAGGAATGGAAGAAATACCTGCAAGATTTTTAAATCAAGCATTGGAAGATTTAAAGAATAATTTTGAAAAAAAATTAAAAAATAATAGAATAAAATTTAGTGGTGTAAGAACTTATGGAACACCTAGGAGACTTGTTTTAGTTGTTAATGAAGTGGCAGAAATGCAAGAAGACTTAGATGAATTAAACATAGGTCCATCAAGAGAAAGAGCCTATAAAGATGGGACTTTAACAAAAGCTGGTGAAGGTTTCTTAAAGGCACATAGAATAGAAGAAGAACAAATAGAAATAGTTAAAAATGACAAGGGAGAATATATAGCATTCAAAAGATTTTCAAAAGGAAAACCTACTGAAACTATACTTCCAGAAATTTTAAAAGCCTTAGTTTTAGAAGAAACTTTCCAAAAATCAATGAGATGGTCAGATAAAACAATCAGATTTGCAAGACCTATTGAGTGGTTTTTAGCTCTATATGGTGGTA is part of the Fusobacterium nucleatum genome and encodes:
- the ileS gene encoding isoleucine--tRNA ligase; translation: MSEKEYTSTLHLPKTDFQMKANLPNKEPKYIKKWAEEKIYEKGLEKNKNGETFILHDGPPYANGNTHIGHALNKILKDIIIKYKTFRGFKSPYVPGWDTHGLPIELQVVKEVGLGKAREMSALEIRKLCEKYARKWVGIQKEQFIRLGVLGDWDNPYLTLDPRFEAKQLELFGEIYEKGYIFKGLKPVYWSPATETALAEAEIEYYDHTSPSIYVRMQANKDLLDKIGFNEDAFVLIWTTTPWTLPANVAICLNENFDYGLYKTEKGNLILAKDLAESAFKDIGIENAELIKEFKGKELEYTTYQHPFLERTGLIILGDHVTADAGTGAVHTAPGHGQDDYVVGLSYKLPVISPIDHRGCLTEEAGDLFKGLVYSEANKAIIKYLTETGHILKMQEINHSYPHDWRSKTPVIFRATEQWFIRMEGGDLREKTLKVIDEINFIPAWGKNRIGSMMETRPDWCISRQRVWGVPIPIFYNDETNEEIFHKEILDRICDLVREHGTNIWVEKSPEELIGEELLVKYNLKGLKLRKETNIMDVWFDSGSSHRGVLEVWEGLHRPCDLYLEGSDQHRGWFHTSLLTSVASTGDSPYKSVLTHGFVNDGEGRKMSKSLGNTVSPEDVIKVYGADILRLWCGSVDYRDDVRISDNIVKQMSEAYRRIRNTARYILGNSYDFNPKTDKVAYKDMLEIDKWALNKLEVLKRSVTESYDKYEFYNLFQGIHYFAAIDMSAFYLDIIKDRLYTEKKDSTARRAAQTVMYEVLMTLTKMVAPILSFTAEEIWESLPAETRESESIFLADWYVNNDEYLKPELDEKWQQIIKLRKEVNKKLEKARQGENKIIGNSLDAKVSLYTEDNTLKEFMKENLELLETVFIVSDIEVVESADGNYTDAEEIEKLKIKIAHANGEKCERCWKYDELGTDSEHPTLCPRCTAVLK
- the lspA gene encoding signal peptidase II; protein product: MIYIFLFLILLIIDQYSKFIVDSTLSVGETVPVIDNFFNLTYVQNRGVAFGLFQGKIDIVSILAIVAIGLILFYFCKNFKKISFLERIAYTMIFAGAVGNMVDRIFRAYVVDMLDFRGIWSFIFNFADVWINIGVVLIIVEHIFFNRKKRVK
- the glyQ gene encoding glycine--tRNA ligase subunit alpha is translated as MTFQEIIFSLQQYWSSKGCIIGNPYDIEKGAGTFNPNTFLMSLGPEPWNVAYVEPSRRPKDGRYGDNPNRVYQHHQFQVIMKPSPTNIQELYLESLRVLGIEPEKHDIRFVEDDWESPTLGAWGLGWEVWLDGMEITQFTYFQQVGGLELDVIPVEITYGLERLALYIQNKENVYDLEWTKGVKYGDMRYQFEFENSKYSFELATLDKHFKWFDEYEEEAKKILDQGLVLPAYDYVLKCSHAFNVLDSRGAISTTERMGYILRVRNLARRCAEVFVENRKALGYPLLNKK